From Coffea arabica cultivar ET-39 chromosome 9c, Coffea Arabica ET-39 HiFi, whole genome shotgun sequence, one genomic window encodes:
- the LOC140014311 gene encoding uncharacterized protein: MDAGVFQLSMFFLLCIFFVSDKTTAQKPPLKALFQSGKLTSEENEIFFSSSNAVTELDEAPGNIPIVNPTTPTPTTPIVNPGNPPQPPAMPGPITNPTPASPQPPAMTGPITNPNPGSPSPPAMTGPTTNPTPNTNAPASAGGAWCIANPSASPTALQVALDYACGYGGADCSAIQPGASCYDPDTVKDHASYAFNDYYQKNPAPTSCVFGGAAQLTYTDPSYGNCHFASTSTKTPTAPPTPMTPTTPPSTTTPVNPYTPPGSSGFGSEPTEYGSEPTGTPSSAEMVAYKQLQLLIMTCLTLSFSAAIYL; encoded by the exons ATGGATGCTGGAGTTTTTCAGCTTTCCATGTTCTTCCTACTTTGTATCTTCTTTGTTTCAG ATAAAACAACTGCACAGAAACCTCCTCTCAAAGCTCTCTTTCAAAGTGGAAAGCTGACTTCTGAAGAAAATGAGATTTTCTTTTCATCTTCCAATGCTGTTACTGAGCTAGATGAAGCTCCAGGAAACATTCCAATTGTCAATCCAACGACACCAACACCAACTACTCCGATTGTAAACCCAGGAAACCCCCCACAACCACCAGCCATGCCCGGACCAATAACAAATCCTACCCCAGCAAGCCCACAACCACCAGCCATGACCGGACCAATAACAAATCCTAACCCAGGAAGCCCATCACCACCCGCCATGACAGGACCAACTACAAATCCTACACCAAACACTAACGCTCCTGCATCAGCAGGGGGAGCTTGGTGTATTGCCAACCCTTCTGCTTCGCCAACTGCTTTACAGGTGGCTCTGGACTATGCCTGTGGCTATGGCGGTGCAGACTGTTCAGCAATTCAACCAGGTGCCAGTTGCTATGACCCAGACACGGTCAAAGATCATGCTTCTTATGCTTTCAATGACTACTATCAGAAGAATCCAGCTCCAACCAGCTGTGTTTTTGGAGGAGCAGCTCAGCTTACTTACACTGACCCAA GTTACGGGAACTGTCACTTTGCATCAACATCTACCAAAACACCAACAGCGCCACCAACACCCATGACTCCCACTACACCACCCAG CACAACTACACCTGTGAATCCTTACACTCCTCCTGGATCAAGTGGTTTTGGTTCTGAACCAACAGAGTATGGTTCTGAACCAACGGGTACCCCCAGCTCTGCGGAGATGGTAGCATACAAACAGCTGCAGCTCTTAATCATGACATGTCTCACTCTATCGTTTTCTGCAGCAATTTACCTTTGA
- the LOC140014312 gene encoding cold-regulated 413 inner membrane protein 1, chloroplastic-like — protein sequence MMKKKRSHGLSAVCYAASLTTTNLEWVAAVCTAILTLSRGTPIHKSFLVPLFALQAPNSIVSWIRGEYGYWTAFLALLVRLFFSIPGELELLYIALLLVIVAPYQVMNLRGQQEGVIISLIIAAYLAFQHFSRAGSLRRAFDQGSVIASLAISCIVVVPCLLLI from the exons atgatgaagaagaaaaggagtcACGGGTTGAGTGCAGTTTGCTATGCTGCCTCTCTTACTACTACCAATCTCGAATGGGTTGCTGCTGTTTGTACTGC AATTCTAACGCTTTCCAGGGGCACTCCTATTCACAAGTCATTTCTTGTTCCTTTGTTCGCTTTACAAGCTCCTAACAGCATTGTCTCATGGATCAG GGGGGAGTATGGATATTGGACTGCATTCTTGGCTCTTCTTGTCCGTCTCTTCTTCTCCATCCCAG gGGAACTTGAGTTGCTTTATATAGCACTACTTCTGGTAATTGTGGCACCCTACCAAGTTATGAACCTAAG GGGACAGCAGGAAGGTGTTATTATCTCCTTGATAATTGCGGCTTATCTGGCTTTCCAGCATTTCTCGCGGGCAGGTAGCTTGCGTAGAGCATTTGACCAAGGTTCTGTCATTGCCTCATTAGCAATCAGTTGTATTGTTGTTGTGCCATGCTTGCTCTTGATCTGA